In Ornithodoros turicata isolate Travis chromosome 1, ASM3712646v1, whole genome shotgun sequence, the DNA window GAAGCTGACATGACGAACTACGAAACCGTTGTAGCCGCTTTTGACAAGCATTTTGTGGTCAAGCGCAACATCACCTATGAACGACCAAAGTTTAACTCCCGTTCTCAAAAAGAGGGAGAGCCCGTCGAAGAGTTCATAACGGATCTGCATGCTCTTGCCGAACATTGCAAGTTTGGGTCCCTACGCGATGAGCTGATTCGGGACAGAATTGTTGTTGGAGTAAAAGACAGAGTTCTCTCAGAAAAGATGCAACTGAATCCTGACCTTACGCTGGAGAAAGCCACGACTATGGGTCGACAGACGGAAGCGGTTAAGAAGCAACAAGCGTCGTTGCAGCCAGGTCCTGAAAACAAGGTTCAACGAGTCAAAAGTTCCAAGTTATTGGTGCAGAAAAGCGCTGTTGGGCACGCACATAAATCTGCAACCAACAATGGAAGGACAGGGCATTCTGCTAACTCGCGAAGCGGGAATTTCTGTCGGAAATGTGGTCGTTCTCCACATCGCAGAGATAGTTGCCCTGCAAGAAATGCAAAATGCAATAACTGCAACAAAATGGGGCATTACTCCCGAGTATGTTTAAGTGCTGCAGCAGTCAGGGTGGTTTCAGAAGAACCCGCGTTTCTCGGCACAATAAACGTCGAAGGGCCCAAGCGTTGGCTAGCGCCAATAAACCTTTGCGGAGCTACGCTAGATTTTAAAGTCGACACGGGAGCCGATGTAACTGTAGTCTCTGAGGAGACATATCGTACATATTTATCGACGATTCCGTTAAACAAGCCAAGCACAATACTGAAAGGGCCGAATCGGAGCAAGCTTCAAGTCCTGGGCGTAATAAAAGCTGAACTCGAATACCGGCTGAAGAAGCTGTCCACGGATGTTTTTGTAATTAGAGGTCTAGAAGAACCCCTATTGTCTAGCGAAGCTAGCGAAGCCCTTGGTCTTGTGAAAAGACTCTTCGAAAGTTACGGCGATTGAATCGGCGACGGAATCTTGTCTTCAACCTTTAAGAGAATTCCCAAAGCTGTTCCAAGGACTAGGCTGTGTCAAGATACCCTATCATGTACGTTTGAAACCGTACGCCGTACCCTTTGCGCTTTCAGCCCCGCGCAGAGTACCCCTTCCTCTCATGGAAAcgataaagaaagaaattgaCCACATGGTTGCACAGGGTGTCATCGTACCGGTAGATGAGCCTACGGAATGGTGCTGCGGCATGGTAATTG includes these proteins:
- the LOC135390594 gene encoding uncharacterized protein LOC135390594 — encoded protein: MTNYETVVAAFDKHFVVKRNITYERPKFNSRSQKEGEPVEEFITDLHALAEHCKFGSLRDELIRDRIVVGVKDRVLSEKMQLNPDLTLEKATTMGRQTEAVKKQQASLQPGPENKVQRVKSSKLLVQKSAVGHAHKSATNNGRTGHSANSRSGNFCRKCGRSPHRRDSCPARNAKCNNCNKMGHYSRVCLSAAAVRVVSEEPAFLGTINVEGPKRWLAPINLCGATLDFKVDTGADVTVVSEETYRTYLSTIPLNKPSTILKGPNRSKLQVLGVIKAELEYRLKKLSTDVFVIRGLEEPLLSSEASEALGLVKRLFESYGD